One genomic window of Pirellulales bacterium includes the following:
- a CDS encoding HD domain-containing protein, translating into MPNEKLRRQIAWDAAQMIRAGQESEYNAARMAAAHRAVRGWVPEEDLPSDEEIRSLVQSIAAHFGGDRFDHYRRLVAALEHVKLNPEFHPEGDALTHTLQVFELALHELPNDEEFLLAALLHDVGKVIDRHGHIAAALMALDGQITERTAWFIQHHSEANQLAEGRLGLRARHRLEAHEDFETLVLLSHCDRAGRQRNMQTMDLDEAIEYLRTLEEECES; encoded by the coding sequence ATGCCCAACGAAAAACTCCGCCGCCAGATTGCCTGGGATGCCGCACAAATGATTCGTGCGGGGCAAGAGTCCGAATATAATGCCGCCCGCATGGCCGCGGCGCATCGAGCAGTGCGTGGCTGGGTTCCCGAAGAGGATCTCCCCAGCGATGAAGAAATCCGCAGTCTTGTGCAATCGATCGCAGCGCATTTCGGCGGGGACCGTTTCGATCATTATCGCCGCTTGGTCGCAGCGCTCGAACACGTGAAACTTAATCCCGAGTTTCATCCCGAAGGGGACGCTCTCACACACACGCTGCAAGTTTTTGAGCTAGCCCTCCACGAATTGCCTAACGACGAGGAGTTCCTGCTCGCGGCACTGTTGCACGATGTCGGCAAAGTGATCGACCGACACGGTCACATCGCTGCGGCGCTAATGGCGCTGGATGGTCAAATCACTGAACGCACGGCCTGGTTCATCCAGCACCACTCCGAAGCCAACCAACTCGCCGAAGGTCGCCTTGGCCTCCGCGCCCGGCATCGACTCGAAGCCCACGAAGACTTCGAAACGCTCGTACTCCTCTCACATTGCGACCGCGCGGGACGCCAGCGCAACATGCAAACGATGGACCTCGATGAGGCGATTGAATATCTGCGGACACTCGAAGAAGAGTGTGAATCGTAA
- a CDS encoding lactate/malate dehydrogenase family protein gives MKVSIIGGGGLVGSCTGFALQTGRVVRAIALLDANVAAAEGQALDILHGAALMADQVITSGGYEHIPTSDVICITAGLRRKPDESRLDLISRNVDLFLSILQEIRKVGYRRDAIVLVVSNPVDVLTYLATQRLDLPAAQVIGLGTQLDTLRFRSLIAAKLGAPATQVSALILGEHGDSMVPIWSSATIGGLPLERYPGWSIQLQNELFTRTKGSGAEVIKKKGGAGFAVGLAIREVIEAIALDRHAILPVSSLQSGCYNLQNVAISVPTVVGRGGVLATHEIELWPKELQALKRSGQVLRETIDLVLAQIKETTNGR, from the coding sequence ATGAAAGTTTCCATTATCGGCGGCGGCGGGCTGGTTGGTTCTTGCACCGGATTTGCGTTGCAAACCGGCCGCGTGGTACGCGCAATTGCACTGCTCGACGCGAATGTTGCAGCGGCCGAAGGGCAGGCGCTCGATATCCTGCACGGCGCAGCGCTGATGGCCGACCAGGTAATCACCAGCGGCGGCTACGAGCATATTCCAACGAGCGACGTGATTTGCATCACAGCCGGGCTGCGGCGAAAACCGGACGAAAGCCGCCTCGATCTGATCAGCCGCAACGTCGACTTGTTTTTGAGTATTTTGCAAGAGATTCGCAAAGTCGGCTACCGACGAGATGCGATCGTACTCGTGGTCTCCAATCCGGTCGATGTGTTGACGTACTTGGCCACGCAGCGGCTCGATTTACCGGCGGCGCAAGTGATCGGACTGGGAACGCAGCTCGACACGCTGCGATTTCGTAGCTTGATCGCCGCCAAGCTTGGTGCGCCGGCGACGCAGGTTTCGGCCCTGATTCTCGGCGAGCATGGCGACAGCATGGTGCCGATTTGGTCCAGCGCTACGATCGGCGGCCTGCCGCTGGAGCGTTATCCAGGCTGGTCGATCCAATTGCAGAATGAATTGTTTACACGAACGAAAGGCTCTGGCGCGGAAGTCATCAAGAAGAAGGGCGGAGCAGGATTCGCGGTCGGGTTGGCGATTCGCGAAGTAATTGAGGCGATCGCACTCGACCGGCACGCGATCTTACCAGTGTCGAGTTTGCAAAGCGGCTGCTACAACTTGCAAAATGTGGCCATCAGCGTACCAACAGTCGTGGGTCGCGGCGGCGTCTTGGCAACGCACGAAATTGAGCTGTGGCCGAAGGAGTTGCAGGCGCTGAAGCGAAGCGGGCAAGTATTGCGTGAAACGATTGATTTAGTGCTGGCACAAATTAAGGAAACCACGAATGGACGCTAA
- a CDS encoding class II aldolase/adducin family protein, translated as MNNLHQLKLEICDIGRRIYNKGFAAGNDGNISYRLSEKEVLCTPTMISKGFMKPEDLCIVDLDGNQISGKRKRSSEIRLHLTIMKARPDVKSVVHCHPPHATAFAVAREPIPQCVLPEIEVFLGDVPITTYATPGDQKFADTVLPFVQNTNVIILANHGTVSYGETVERAYWWTEILDAYCRILMLARDLGKVHHFTEQETRELLDLKAKWGFSDARFMPGMENCDICANDIFRDSWKDSGVERRAFEPPPPMKSKPATTTATSSMDQDALVKMITDRVLAAMKS; from the coding sequence ATGAATAACCTTCATCAACTCAAGCTCGAAATCTGCGACATTGGCCGGCGAATTTACAACAAAGGATTTGCAGCCGGCAACGATGGCAACATCAGCTATCGACTGTCCGAGAAAGAAGTGTTGTGTACGCCGACGATGATTTCCAAGGGCTTCATGAAGCCCGAGGATCTGTGTATCGTCGATCTGGACGGCAACCAGATCTCGGGCAAGCGGAAGCGGAGCAGCGAAATTCGATTGCACCTGACGATCATGAAGGCGCGGCCCGATGTGAAGAGCGTCGTACATTGCCACCCACCGCATGCCACCGCATTTGCCGTGGCGCGCGAGCCAATTCCACAGTGCGTACTGCCGGAAATCGAGGTGTTTCTCGGCGATGTACCGATTACGACATACGCTACGCCAGGCGATCAAAAATTTGCCGACACCGTGCTTCCATTTGTCCAGAATACGAATGTCATAATTCTGGCGAACCACGGAACGGTGAGTTATGGCGAAACGGTCGAGCGGGCCTATTGGTGGACGGAGATTCTCGACGCCTATTGTCGAATCTTGATGCTGGCTCGCGATTTGGGCAAAGTACATCACTTCACGGAACAGGAAACTCGCGAGCTATTGGATTTGAAAGCGAAATGGGGCTTCAGCGACGCTCGGTTCATGCCAGGGATGGAAAACTGCGACATCTGTGCGAACGACATTTTTCGCGATAGCTGGAAAGATAGTGGCGTCGAGAGGCGCGCTTTCGAGCCGCCGCCACCGATGAAGTCAAAGCCGGCGACAACGACCGCGACCAGCAGTATGGACCAAGATGCGCTGGTGAAAATGATAACCGATCGAGTGCTGGCCGCAATGAAATCCTGA
- a CDS encoding carbon dioxide concentrating mechanism protein CcmL has translation MRIGKIIGTVTLNRSHPLLVGATYHIAVPQPLANLTGESKEVAEELVLYDELGAGLESIVAISEGREAAQPFYPQMKPIDAYNAAILDNVEVGGKR, from the coding sequence ATGAGAATCGGAAAAATTATTGGCACCGTGACCCTTAACCGCAGTCATCCGCTGTTGGTAGGAGCGACATATCACATTGCCGTGCCGCAGCCGCTGGCCAACCTCACCGGCGAATCGAAAGAAGTCGCCGAAGAACTCGTACTGTACGATGAACTTGGAGCGGGGTTAGAGAGCATCGTCGCAATCAGCGAAGGGCGCGAGGCGGCTCAGCCGTTTTACCCACAAATGAAACCGATCGATGCGTACAACGCGGCTATTTTGGACAACGTCGAAGTAGGTGGTAAGCGGTAG
- a CDS encoding EutN/CcmL family microcompartment protein, with amino-acid sequence MQLGFVIGNVTATKKHPSLHGWKLLVVQPLLADGLKPDGDPVLAIDNLGAGRGEQVILTSDGAGTRKLMQTDKSPVRWSVIGIVD; translated from the coding sequence ATGCAGCTCGGTTTCGTGATTGGCAATGTGACTGCAACGAAGAAGCATCCTTCTCTGCATGGCTGGAAACTACTAGTCGTGCAGCCGCTGCTGGCCGATGGACTCAAGCCGGACGGCGATCCGGTGCTGGCGATCGACAATTTGGGTGCAGGGCGTGGCGAGCAAGTCATCCTTACCAGTGATGGAGCGGGAACGAGAAAGCTGATGCAAACCGATAAATCGCCGGTGCGCTGGAGCGTAATCGGCATTGTGGACTAA
- a CDS encoding aldehyde dehydrogenase EutE, whose protein sequence is MQATEQLVRSVVQRVLSEMGRPPRASHGQCRGYAGRHGVFQSIDEAVAAATESFHQLSERGLEDRKRVIDHIRRISIEQSVELGTMEMEETKIGRLEHKIEKLRTLGERTPGVEFLKSEVYSGDHGLAVIEHAPFGVIGCITPVTHSLPTITGNAVSMIAGGNTLVVNPHPSGRRVAVEGVRRFNQAIYCDMGLDNLICVIAEPTIESADAVFNHRGVRLICVTGGPAVARAAMNSSKRAIVAGPGNPPVVVDETADLNRAAASIIRGASYDNNLLCIAEKEVFVVDEVFDEMLRAMDRAGAVRLNAREVDALTKVAITKVGEGEHKHDVPAKEFLGQDAAMLARGIGKQISPNAELVFGETDEHNPFVPVEQMMPFLPFVRVRDIDEAIEKAKIYEHGFRHTSMIHSNNVRNMTRMGRVMDTTLFVKNGPCMASLGLGGEGYLSFSIATPTGEGVTTPLTFTRERRCSMIDDLRIIGKA, encoded by the coding sequence ATGCAAGCTACGGAACAACTCGTTCGCAGCGTCGTACAGCGGGTGCTTTCGGAAATGGGCCGACCGCCACGCGCCAGCCACGGACAATGCCGCGGCTATGCCGGGCGACATGGTGTGTTCCAATCGATTGATGAAGCGGTGGCGGCAGCGACCGAATCCTTCCACCAACTCAGCGAGCGCGGATTGGAAGACCGCAAGCGAGTCATCGACCACATTCGGCGGATTTCCATCGAGCAATCCGTCGAGCTGGGCACGATGGAGATGGAGGAAACGAAAATCGGTCGCCTGGAGCACAAAATCGAAAAACTAAGAACGCTCGGCGAGCGGACCCCGGGCGTCGAGTTCTTGAAGAGCGAAGTCTACAGCGGAGATCACGGCCTAGCGGTGATTGAACATGCGCCGTTCGGCGTAATTGGCTGCATTACACCGGTGACGCATTCGCTGCCGACGATCACAGGAAATGCCGTCAGCATGATCGCCGGCGGCAACACGCTCGTGGTGAATCCGCATCCCAGTGGCCGGCGCGTGGCTGTGGAAGGAGTGCGCCGATTCAATCAGGCGATTTATTGCGACATGGGTCTCGACAACCTGATCTGTGTCATCGCGGAGCCCACGATCGAATCGGCCGACGCGGTGTTCAATCACCGTGGCGTACGGCTGATTTGTGTCACCGGAGGGCCAGCGGTCGCGCGGGCGGCAATGAACAGCTCGAAACGAGCGATTGTCGCTGGGCCTGGAAATCCCCCGGTTGTGGTCGATGAGACCGCGGATCTGAATCGGGCGGCGGCGAGTATCATCCGCGGGGCTTCGTATGATAATAACTTGTTGTGCATTGCCGAAAAGGAAGTGTTCGTGGTCGATGAAGTGTTCGATGAAATGCTGCGGGCAATGGACAGGGCTGGGGCCGTGCGATTGAACGCCCGCGAAGTCGACGCACTGACGAAAGTGGCGATTACAAAAGTCGGCGAAGGAGAACATAAGCACGATGTACCGGCGAAGGAATTCCTCGGGCAAGATGCGGCGATGCTAGCCCGCGGTATTGGCAAGCAAATCTCGCCGAACGCGGAACTGGTCTTTGGCGAGACGGACGAGCACAACCCGTTTGTGCCCGTCGAGCAGATGATGCCCTTCCTACCGTTCGTGCGCGTGCGCGACATCGATGAGGCGATCGAGAAAGCCAAGATCTACGAACACGGCTTTCGACACACCAGCATGATTCACTCCAACAACGTGCGGAACATGACGCGAATGGGCCGAGTGATGGATACGACGCTGTTCGTGAAAAACGGCCCGTGCATGGCGTCGCTGGGCCTGGGTGGTGAAGGATATTTGTCGTTCTCGATCGCGACGCCGACGGGGGAAGGTGTGACGACTCCACTGACATTTACGCGCGAACGACGATGCTCAATGATCGATGATTTGAGAATCATTGGGAAAGCATGA
- a CDS encoding EutN/CcmL family microcompartment protein has protein sequence MFLAKVTGAVVATQKTDAMVGYKLLVVEPYRLESSERKSLVATGRTFVAVDTVGAGESEFVLITQGSSARLTPETKNLPIDCVIIGIVDTVYVDQACVFHRESD, from the coding sequence ATGTTTTTAGCAAAAGTTACCGGCGCGGTAGTGGCCACGCAAAAGACGGATGCGATGGTCGGTTACAAGCTGCTCGTGGTCGAGCCCTACCGTCTGGAATCGAGCGAGCGGAAGTCGCTCGTTGCGACTGGCCGCACGTTTGTCGCAGTTGACACGGTGGGGGCCGGCGAAAGCGAGTTTGTACTGATCACGCAAGGCAGCAGTGCCCGGCTGACTCCAGAGACAAAGAACTTGCCGATCGATTGCGTGATTATCGGCATCGTCGATACGGTGTATGTCGATCAAGCCTGTGTATTTCACAGGGAGAGCGATTAG
- a CDS encoding acetate/propionate family kinase: MKILVANLGSTSFKYRLFDMVDERQLARGGVERIGSPESNCFVEIGDMRSNLTAQVLDHAAAVQMCFKQLTDPEIGCLNDTKEVAAIGFKAVHGGPFSGVQRVTDEVLAAMEKMNHVAPAHNPAYIAAMRQMNDKLPGIPLVAAFETGFHATAPSRLRVYAAPFDWADKYNVRRWGFHGASHRYIATRIAELTGRNDLRVISCHLGGSSSLCAIHNGKSVANSLGMSPQSGIPHNNRVGDFDPFAIPVVMQATGKSLDQVLDDLAERGGLLGLSGTSGDVRDLEEAANAGSERARLALDVFISSVRHYLGAYLVELGGADAIVFTGGIGENGSKIRTAVCARLEELGIALDATKNATAKGEMQIQAVASRVQIWVVPTNEEIIVARQAKELLAT; this comes from the coding sequence AGAGCGAATTGGATCTCCCGAAAGCAATTGCTTTGTCGAAATTGGCGACATGCGGTCGAATCTGACAGCTCAAGTTCTCGATCACGCCGCGGCAGTTCAGATGTGCTTCAAGCAACTCACGGATCCTGAGATCGGCTGTTTGAACGACACAAAGGAAGTGGCAGCCATCGGCTTTAAAGCGGTGCATGGTGGGCCGTTTAGCGGCGTACAGCGCGTGACGGACGAAGTATTGGCGGCGATGGAGAAGATGAACCACGTGGCACCGGCCCATAATCCGGCTTATATCGCAGCGATGCGGCAAATGAACGACAAGCTGCCAGGAATCCCGCTGGTAGCGGCTTTTGAGACAGGGTTTCACGCCACGGCACCATCGCGATTGCGTGTCTATGCCGCACCCTTCGATTGGGCTGACAAATACAACGTGCGTCGGTGGGGATTTCATGGAGCGAGCCATCGGTACATTGCCACCCGAATCGCGGAACTGACGGGGCGCAACGATCTGCGGGTGATTTCGTGCCACCTTGGCGGATCGAGTTCGCTATGTGCGATTCACAATGGCAAGAGCGTGGCGAACAGTTTGGGAATGAGCCCGCAATCGGGAATTCCGCACAACAATCGAGTTGGGGACTTCGATCCGTTTGCAATTCCGGTCGTGATGCAGGCCACTGGGAAGTCGCTCGATCAAGTGCTTGACGATTTGGCGGAACGAGGCGGACTGCTCGGATTGAGCGGCACCAGCGGGGACGTGCGCGATCTGGAAGAGGCCGCCAACGCCGGCAGCGAGCGCGCAAGGTTGGCTCTTGATGTATTCATCAGCAGCGTGCGGCACTATTTGGGAGCGTATTTGGTGGAGCTTGGGGGAGCTGACGCAATCGTGTTTACCGGAGGTATCGGCGAGAACGGATCAAAGATTCGAACGGCCGTGTGCGCAAGGCTGGAAGAACTCGGTATCGCGTTGGATGCGACGAAGAACGCAACGGCGAAGGGCGAAATGCAAATTCAAGCCGTCGCCAGCCGCGTCCAGATTTGGGTTGTGCCGACAAACGAAGAAATTATTGTCGCGCGGCAGGCCAAGGAACTGCTGGCGACGTGA